The sequence TGACACTCCTTGCCTTCCTCTATCATGCGCTGGATGCCGCGAACCTGCCCCTCGATGCGTTTCATGCGCGAGAGCACGTTTTTTTTCAGCGCTTCCTGTTCCTCATCTCGTCTTGTGCGTGCGGATTCTTCCATGTACCTGCTCCTCGCGTCGAGCCTTGGGGCCGTTGTCTGACGACGGGAAATGCCGTATCGTCGTTGACCGGAGGGTCTTCATGAACAATTCCTGGACCACGGAAAACGAACGGGTGTTTCTTCTTCATTGCCTCGAACTCTGCTCGGCCGCCTTTCGGGGGCCGGACCGCGAAACCTGCGAAGGAATCGCCGGGCAGGCCGTGCCGGTTCTCGTGCAGAACTGTCCGGCGGCGGCAGGCACCATACTGAAACCCCTCACGGGTATGCAAGCCCTGTTTGCCGAAGGTGCCGAGTCTCTTTGCGACGAGATTGCCTCGGTCCATGTCAGCCTGTTTGTCAATGATGCCGGGGGAACCCCGGTGCCGCCATACGAGTCCTGCCATGTCGGCGAGTCCCGCAAGGTCATGGGCCCGCAGGCCATGGCCATGCGCGAGCGACTCGCCGAGGCCGGTGTGGAGCCGGAGGGCGGCGAACCGCCGGACCACCTGCCCCTTGAAATCGAATACCTCTACCTGCTCCTCGTGCGTTGCTGGGGTGAGGGCGACGAGGCTTCGTGTCCCAAGGCCGCGGCGTTTGCATCCGATGTCATGCTCCCATGGTGCCATAAGTTTCGCGAGGCCATTGCCGAAACCGGGCACGAGGGATTCTTTCTGCTCAGCGCGGACCTGCTTCTGGCCGCGCTGGAAGAGGTTGCCTCGCTTCAATAGCCCGAGGTGACGCTGGAGCGCATGTCCCGGTAGAAGCGGTTTGCGCCGCCGAGGCCGTCCTTGATCAGCATCACCACCCAGCGTCCCTGCTCACCGCGACGCAGCAGGAAGGTTACGGGGAGGGATTGATACCCCGTGCGCTGCAGCACG is a genomic window of Desulfovibrio oxyclinae DSM 11498 containing:
- a CDS encoding TorD/DmsD family molecular chaperone, giving the protein MNNSWTTENERVFLLHCLELCSAAFRGPDRETCEGIAGQAVPVLVQNCPAAAGTILKPLTGMQALFAEGAESLCDEIASVHVSLFVNDAGGTPVPPYESCHVGESRKVMGPQAMAMRERLAEAGVEPEGGEPPDHLPLEIEYLYLLLVRCWGEGDEASCPKAAAFASDVMLPWCHKFREAIAETGHEGFFLLSADLLLAALEEVASLQ